The Synchiropus splendidus isolate RoL2022-P1 chromosome 1, RoL_Sspl_1.0, whole genome shotgun sequence genome includes a window with the following:
- the elovl1b gene encoding elongation of very long chain fatty acids protein 1b, protein MLREIKEIGAHAMDIYDYLVAGVDPRLNDYPLMQSPVPMTIILLCYLFFVLYLGPRIMADRKPFQLKEAMIVYNFALVALSIYIVYEFMMSGWATTYTWRCDAIDTSNSPQALRMVQVAWLFWFSKIIELMDTIFFVLRKKRGQITFLHIFHHSFMPWTWWWGVGYAPGGMGSFHAMVNSSVHIIMYFYYGLSAAGPRFQKFLWWKKYMTAIQLTQFVLVSLHATQYYFMDRCDYQFPIIIHLVWMYGTFFFVLFSNFWVQAYVKGKRLPKQDIKQSKNGTTAYTNGKHHENGNSISYRSSNGTSNGSAHHENGSTHNGKMKKA, encoded by the exons ATGCTGCGGGAGATTAAGGAGATTGGCGCACATGCCATGGATATCTACGACTACCTCGTGGCCGGAGTCG ATCCACGACTGAACGATTATCCACTCATGCAGAGTCCCGTGCCGATGACCATCATCCTGCTCTGCTACCTTTTCTTCGTTCTGTATCTGGGGCCGCGCATCATGGCCGACCGCAAGCCTTTCCAGCTGAAAGAAGCCATGATAGTGTACAACTTTGCTCTCGTGGCTCTGTCTATATACATTGTTTATGAA tttatgaTGTCTGGATGGGCAACAACGTATACATGGAGATGTGATGCAATCGATACGTCAAACAGTCCTCAAGCACTCAGG ATGGTCCAGGTGGCTTGGCTCTTCTGGTTCTCCAAGATTATTGAGCTCATGGACACG atcttttttgttttgaggaaAAAACGCGGccagatcaccttcctccacatCTTCCACCACTCATTCATGCCGTGGACCTGGTGGTGGGGAGTCGGCTACGCTCCTG GGGGAATGGGATCTTTCCACGCAATGGTGAATTCAAGTGTCCACATCATCATGTACTTCTACTATGGACTGTCAGCTGCTGGACCTCGCTTCCAGAAGTTCCTGTGGTGGAAGAAGTACATGACTGCCATCCAGCtg ACTCAGTTCGTCCTGGTTTCCCTTCATGCGACACAGTATTACTTCATGGACCGCTGTGACTACCAGTTCCCCATCATCATCCACCTGGTCTGGATGTATGGTACCTTCTTCTTTGTGCTCTTCTCAAACTTCTGGGTGCAGGCGTATGTGAAGGGCAAGCGACTGCCCAAGCAGGACATCAAGCAGTCCAAGAACGGCACAACGGCGTACACGAACGGCAAACACCACGAAAACGGAAACAGCATCAGCTACAGGAGCAGCAACGGCACCAGCAACGGCTCGGCTCACCATGAGAACGGCAGCACTCACAATGGCAAGATGAAGAAGGCATAG